The Thermococcus sp. sequence AGAACGGCTATGATTATCTTCTCCCCCTTCAGTTCGTTGAGCAATTCCATTACCTCTAGGGCGTTGTTTATGTCAAGGTGGCTCGTCGGTTCATCGAGCAGAATAGCTTCACTTCCCTGGGCCAAAGCCCTCGCTATCAGCGCCAGCTGGAACTCCCCCCCGCTCAGGCTCGTTATTTTTTCCCGTCTTCGCTCCCACAGACCGACCCTTTCAAGGGCCTCCCTCACGCTTCCCCTCGTCATGTACGCTCCCATCTCGACGAACTCCTCAACCGTGAAGGCAAACTGGGGGAGTGAGCTCTGGGGGACGTATGTTATCAGCCTCGCCCTTTCCCGGGGTTTAAGGGAGAGCAGGTCCTTCCCTTCAAGCCTCACAAAGCCAGTCGGTTTTAGAATCCCCACGAGGCACTTCAGAAGCGTGCTCTTTCCAGCACCGTTCGGCCCGATTATGGCCAGCAACTCCCCACGTCCGGCC is a genomic window containing:
- a CDS encoding ABC transporter ATP-binding protein; amino-acid sequence: MLEAGVSFSYGERGVLRDVELEAGRGELLAIIGPNGAGKSTLLKCLVGILKPTGFVRLEGKDLLSLKPRERARLITYVPQSSLPQFAFTVEEFVEMGAYMTRGSVREALERVGLWERRREKITSLSGGEFQLALIARALAQGSEAILLDEPTSHLDINNALEVMELLNELKGEKIIIAVLHDLNLALSYSDRTLVLKNGKTVWKGPSEKLSEKIIEETYGIKAKIIEVEGKRLLVPGLKV